From the Vibrio metoecus genome, one window contains:
- a CDS encoding TrmH family RNA methyltransferase, whose protein sequence is MISKTQLKLIRALGQKKQRKAHGLFLVQGEKNVLELINSTLKVQHIFATAEFLAEHAQALAGFECIEATLDDLTKVSTLVSNNAAIAVVAIPYIEVPKAQGLMIALDGVSDPGNLGTIIRVADWYGISHIIASQDCADPYNPKTISATMGSFGRVQVSQVDLPDYLAKANLPVYGAFLEGVSVHQTAFQAEGILLMGSESHGIREQAAQYVTDKITIPAFGGAESLNVAMATGIILDNIRRQHS, encoded by the coding sequence ATGATTTCGAAAACCCAACTCAAATTGATTCGCGCTTTAGGGCAGAAGAAACAGCGCAAAGCGCACGGCTTATTTCTGGTTCAGGGCGAGAAAAACGTCCTAGAGCTGATCAACAGCACGCTGAAAGTACAACACATTTTTGCGACCGCCGAGTTTCTCGCCGAGCACGCACAAGCCTTAGCGGGTTTTGAGTGTATTGAAGCGACCTTGGATGATTTAACCAAAGTCAGCACCTTGGTGAGCAACAACGCCGCGATTGCGGTGGTGGCGATCCCATATATCGAGGTGCCTAAAGCACAAGGGTTGATGATTGCGTTGGATGGCGTTTCCGACCCCGGTAACTTGGGCACCATTATTCGGGTAGCGGATTGGTATGGCATTTCGCACATCATCGCCAGCCAAGATTGCGCCGACCCGTATAACCCGAAAACCATCAGCGCCACGATGGGCAGCTTTGGCCGCGTACAAGTCAGCCAAGTGGATTTACCTGACTACTTAGCCAAGGCGAATTTGCCTGTGTACGGTGCATTTTTGGAAGGGGTGAGCGTGCATCAAACCGCTTTTCAAGCCGAAGGCATTTTGCTGATGGGCAGTGAATCACACGGTATTCGCGAGCAAGCGGCGCAGTACGTGACAGACAAAATCACCATACCAGCCTTTGGTGGCGCAGAGTCACTCAATGTCGCGATGGCAACGGGGATCATTCTCGATAATATTCGCCGTCAGCATAGTTAA
- the recN gene encoding DNA repair protein RecN, translating to MLAHLSINNFAIVKSLQLELSKGMTTITGETGAGKSIAIDALGLCLGGRAEASMVRQGEDKTEVSAAFHLDNNLLASRWLEDNELLEGKECILRRIITKDGRSKAFINGSPVPLSQLKTLGQLLINVHGQHAHQQLMKPEYQLSMLDQYSGHADLLKATRHAYQNWRQASNQLKQLHENSQQNQAQLQLLEYQIKELNELALSQDEFVELEQEHKRLANSGDLALNCQRAIELLNEGEEVNALGLLQNVSHTLIDLAEMDNKLTTLPSMVAEALIQLEETYHELRNYLDSIDVDPERMSYVEERYSKVMSLARKHHVLPEELYQHHQALLQQIAQLDCSDEKMSALASEVEVLYQTFVTAADKLHKSRTRYAKELDKLISQSMHELSMEKAQFKIEVLQDSAHSSPLGFDAVTFLVSTNPGQPLQPIAKVASGGELSRMSLAIQVITAQKVDTPSLIFDEVDVGISGPTAAVVGKLLRKLGESTQVLCVTHLPQVAGCGHHQLFVAKQTKAGKTETQMLKLDQEQRIAELARLLGGSQITESTLANAKELLIAA from the coding sequence ATGCTGGCTCATTTGAGTATCAATAACTTCGCTATCGTAAAATCTCTGCAACTGGAATTATCAAAAGGGATGACCACCATCACTGGTGAGACTGGTGCAGGTAAATCCATCGCGATCGATGCTTTGGGTTTATGTCTAGGCGGACGAGCTGAAGCCAGCATGGTTCGTCAGGGTGAAGATAAAACTGAAGTCAGCGCCGCCTTTCATCTGGATAACAATCTGCTCGCCAGCCGTTGGTTAGAAGATAATGAACTGCTTGAAGGCAAAGAGTGCATTTTGCGCCGGATCATCACCAAAGATGGGCGTTCAAAAGCTTTTATCAATGGCAGCCCTGTTCCGCTCTCTCAGCTCAAAACGTTGGGGCAACTGCTGATCAATGTGCATGGTCAACACGCACATCAGCAACTCATGAAACCGGAATATCAGCTCAGCATGCTTGATCAATACTCAGGTCATGCCGACTTGCTCAAAGCCACGCGTCACGCCTATCAAAATTGGCGTCAAGCGAGTAATCAGCTCAAACAGCTGCACGAAAATAGCCAGCAGAATCAGGCACAGTTACAACTTTTGGAATACCAAATCAAAGAGCTCAACGAATTGGCTCTCAGTCAGGATGAGTTTGTCGAGCTAGAACAAGAGCACAAACGCTTAGCCAATAGCGGAGATCTGGCACTTAATTGCCAACGTGCGATTGAACTGCTCAATGAAGGGGAAGAAGTTAACGCCTTAGGACTCTTACAAAACGTTAGCCATACGCTGATCGATCTGGCTGAAATGGACAACAAGCTGACAACGCTCCCTTCTATGGTGGCAGAGGCACTGATTCAGCTTGAAGAAACTTACCATGAACTGCGCAACTATCTCGATTCTATTGATGTCGATCCAGAACGTATGTCATATGTTGAGGAACGCTATTCCAAAGTAATGTCTCTGGCCCGTAAGCACCATGTACTGCCAGAAGAGCTGTATCAGCATCATCAAGCGCTGCTACAGCAGATCGCTCAGTTGGATTGTTCTGATGAAAAAATGTCAGCACTGGCGAGTGAAGTGGAAGTACTCTACCAAACTTTCGTTACTGCTGCGGACAAGCTGCATAAATCACGCACTCGCTACGCGAAAGAGCTAGATAAGCTGATAAGCCAAAGCATGCATGAGCTGAGCATGGAAAAAGCGCAATTCAAAATCGAAGTGCTGCAAGACAGCGCGCACTCATCGCCCTTAGGTTTTGATGCCGTGACTTTCTTAGTCTCGACGAACCCGGGTCAACCGCTGCAACCGATCGCCAAAGTGGCCTCTGGTGGTGAACTGTCACGGATGTCATTGGCGATCCAAGTGATTACTGCGCAGAAAGTCGATACTCCAAGCCTGATTTTCGATGAAGTTGACGTGGGTATTTCAGGGCCAACAGCAGCCGTGGTCGGTAAACTGTTACGTAAGTTGGGTGAGTCAACTCAAGTACTGTGTGTCACCCACTTACCGCAAGTGGCAGGCTGTGGACACCATCAACTATTTGTTGCCAAACAGACCAAAGCAGGCAAAACCGAAACGCAAATGCTCAAACTGGATCAAGAACAGCGCATTGCTGAACTTGCACGCTTGCTCGGAGGCAGCCAAATTACCGAATCCACGCTCGCAAATGCTAAAGAGCTATTAATCGCAGCCTAA
- the smpB gene encoding SsrA-binding protein SmpB translates to MTKKKTNTKAGSNTIALNKKARHEYFIEDEFEAGMELQGWEVKSLRQGKANIAESYVYIKDGEAFISGMTIIPLQQASTHVVANPTRIRKLLLSRRELDNLFGRINREGMTLTALSLYWSRSWVKIKIGVAKGKKLHDKREDLKEKEWQRQKDRVMKSALR, encoded by the coding sequence ATGACAAAAAAGAAAACCAATACCAAAGCGGGTAGCAACACTATCGCGCTGAACAAAAAAGCTCGCCACGAATACTTCATCGAAGATGAATTTGAAGCTGGCATGGAGCTACAAGGCTGGGAAGTCAAATCACTTCGCCAAGGTAAAGCCAACATTGCAGAAAGCTACGTCTACATTAAAGATGGCGAAGCGTTCATTTCCGGTATGACCATCATTCCGTTGCAGCAAGCCTCTACTCACGTGGTAGCCAACCCTACCCGTATCCGCAAGCTGCTACTTTCACGCCGCGAGCTGGACAACCTGTTTGGCCGCATCAACCGTGAAGGGATGACACTAACCGCATTGTCACTCTACTGGTCTCGTTCGTGGGTCAAAATCAAAATTGGCGTTGCGAAAGGTAAGAAACTGCACGACAAACGTGAAGATCTGAAAGAAAAAGAGTGGCAACGTCAAAAAGATCGAGTGATGAAGAGCGCATTGCGCTAA
- a CDS encoding ACT domain-containing protein, producing the protein MSGIKNLELLLQSMSPELMAGDYVFCTVNGTLSDYLSLEPIATFREPEGLTLVLEAEKAQQAGLESSALFSLITLTVHSSLEAVGLTAAFATKLAEHGISANVIAGYYHDHIFVQKEKAQQALQALGEFAQA; encoded by the coding sequence ATGTCAGGAATCAAAAACTTAGAATTGTTGTTGCAATCCATGTCGCCAGAGCTGATGGCGGGCGATTACGTGTTCTGCACAGTCAATGGGACATTGAGTGACTATTTATCTTTAGAGCCTATCGCCACTTTTCGTGAGCCAGAAGGGTTGACGTTAGTGTTGGAAGCTGAAAAGGCGCAGCAAGCAGGGCTGGAGAGCAGCGCGTTGTTTAGTTTGATCACCTTAACTGTGCATTCCAGTTTGGAAGCAGTCGGGTTAACCGCCGCGTTTGCCACTAAGCTTGCTGAGCATGGCATCAGTGCCAATGTGATTGCAGGTTATTACCACGACCATATTTTCGTGCAAAAAGAGAAAGCGCAGCAGGCATTACAAGCGTTAGGCGAGTTTGCTCAAGCCTAG
- a CDS encoding RnfH family protein — protein MSSEMIHVEVVYALPHEQRVLKLVVEQSATVEEIIRTSGILQMYPEIDLTVNKVGIFSRNVKLDAKVRDKDRIEIYRPLLADPKEIRRKRAEQAKAAANQS, from the coding sequence ATGAGCAGTGAAATGATTCATGTTGAAGTGGTGTATGCGCTACCGCATGAGCAACGTGTACTCAAGCTGGTGGTTGAGCAATCGGCAACGGTGGAAGAGATCATCCGTACCTCAGGCATTTTGCAGATGTACCCTGAGATTGATCTGACGGTCAATAAAGTGGGTATTTTTAGCCGGAATGTGAAGTTGGATGCTAAGGTGCGAGATAAAGATCGGATTGAGATTTATCGCCCATTATTGGCTGATCCGAAAGAGATTCGCCGTAAACGTGCGGAGCAAGCCAAAGCGGCCGCTAATCAAAGTTAA
- the bamE gene encoding outer membrane protein assembly factor BamE yields the protein MQFTKWFIALPLAVTALSGCSLLERLVYRIDINQGNYVDQQSVDQLKFGMSKEQVRFVLGSPMLVENGYPDTWYYIYHHTQGHNDPVQKNLIVKFNDGGKLVNVAGDFPAGDSFFEGVN from the coding sequence ATGCAGTTTACTAAGTGGTTCATCGCCCTTCCCCTTGCCGTCACCGCCTTATCCGGCTGCTCTTTATTAGAGCGCTTGGTGTATCGAATCGATATCAATCAGGGTAACTATGTCGATCAACAATCGGTTGATCAGCTCAAGTTTGGCATGAGTAAAGAACAAGTTCGTTTTGTTCTCGGCTCACCTATGCTGGTTGAAAATGGATATCCAGATACTTGGTATTACATTTATCACCACACCCAAGGCCATAACGATCCCGTACAGAAAAACCTGATCGTGAAATTTAATGACGGTGGCAAACTTGTTAATGTCGCGGGAGATTTCCCTGCTGGCGATTCTTTCTTCGAAGGCGTCAACTAA
- a CDS encoding NAD(P)/FAD-dependent oxidoreductase yields the protein MIRLTELKLPLNHEEGALLDAIAAKLKIPAQQVLSFTLFRRGYDARKKSDIQLIYTVDVEVANPEKLLAKFSKDQHVRPTPDMSYKFVAKAPENLPERPLVIGFGPCGLFAGLVLAQMGFNPIIVERGKEVRERTKDTFGFWRKRTLNTESNVQFGEGGAGTFSDGKLYSQVKDPNFYGRKVITEFVEAGAPEEILYVSKPHIGTFKLVTMIEKMRAKIIELGGEIRFSTRVDDIHMQDGQITGVTLSNGEEIQSRHVVLAVGHSARDTFEMLHARGVYMEAKPFSVGFRIEHKQSMIDEARFGPSAGHPILGAADYKLVHHCKNGRTVYSFCMCPGGTVVAATSEEGRVVTNGMSQYSRAERNANSAIVVGISPEQDYPGDPLAGIRLQRELEANAYKLGGETYDAPAQKIGDFLKGRNPSELGDVQPSFTPGIKLTDLSKALPAFAVEAIREAIPAFDRQIKGFASEDGLLTGVETRTSSPVCIKRGKDFQSINLKGFYPAGEGAGYAGGILSAGIDGIKVAEAVARDMVAQFAGE from the coding sequence ATGATACGTTTAACTGAACTTAAGCTGCCCCTCAACCATGAGGAAGGCGCGCTGCTTGATGCCATTGCTGCCAAGTTGAAAATTCCTGCTCAGCAAGTCCTCTCTTTCACTCTGTTTAGACGTGGCTACGATGCTCGTAAAAAAAGCGATATCCAACTGATTTACACCGTTGATGTGGAAGTGGCGAACCCAGAAAAACTGCTCGCCAAGTTCAGCAAAGATCAGCACGTGCGCCCAACGCCGGATATGTCCTACAAATTTGTCGCCAAAGCACCTGAGAACCTACCTGAGCGTCCACTGGTGATTGGTTTTGGTCCTTGTGGCCTGTTTGCTGGCTTAGTGTTGGCGCAAATGGGCTTTAACCCGATCATTGTTGAGCGCGGCAAAGAGGTGCGTGAGCGTACCAAAGATACCTTCGGCTTTTGGCGTAAGCGTACTCTGAATACCGAATCTAACGTGCAGTTTGGTGAAGGCGGTGCAGGTACGTTTTCCGATGGTAAGTTGTACAGCCAAGTCAAAGACCCTAACTTCTACGGCCGTAAAGTGATCACCGAGTTTGTTGAAGCAGGCGCGCCAGAAGAAATTTTATATGTGAGTAAGCCGCACATCGGTACCTTTAAACTGGTGACCATGATTGAAAAAATGCGCGCAAAAATCATCGAACTGGGTGGCGAAATTCGCTTTAGCACCCGCGTTGACGATATCCACATGCAAGATGGTCAAATCACCGGCGTGACGCTATCCAACGGTGAAGAGATCCAATCTCGTCACGTGGTGCTCGCGGTCGGCCACAGTGCGCGTGATACCTTTGAGATGCTGCATGCGCGTGGTGTGTACATGGAAGCCAAGCCTTTCTCGGTCGGTTTTCGCATTGAGCACAAGCAATCCATGATTGATGAAGCGCGCTTTGGACCCAGTGCGGGGCACCCGATTTTGGGCGCGGCAGACTACAAACTGGTACACCATTGTAAAAATGGCCGCACCGTGTACAGCTTCTGTATGTGTCCGGGCGGTACAGTGGTGGCAGCAACGTCTGAAGAAGGGCGCGTTGTCACCAACGGCATGAGCCAATATTCGCGTGCTGAGCGTAACGCTAACAGCGCAATTGTGGTCGGCATTTCGCCAGAGCAAGATTACCCAGGCGATCCGCTGGCGGGCATTCGTCTGCAACGTGAGCTGGAAGCTAACGCTTATAAACTGGGCGGTGAAACTTACGATGCGCCTGCGCAGAAAATCGGTGATTTCCTGAAAGGCCGTAACCCTAGTGAACTGGGCGATGTACAGCCTTCTTTCACTCCGGGCATCAAGCTTACCGACCTTTCCAAAGCGCTGCCTGCCTTTGCGGTAGAAGCGATTCGTGAAGCGATTCCAGCGTTTGATCGCCAAATCAAAGGCTTTGCCTCGGAAGATGGCTTGCTGACTGGCGTGGAAACGCGTACTTCATCTCCGGTGTGCATCAAGCGCGGCAAAGATTTCCAAAGCATCAACCTCAAAGGCTTCTACCCAGCTGGTGAAGGCGCGGGTTATGCGGGCGGTATTTTGTCAGCAGGGATTGACGGCATCAAAGTTGCGGAAGCGGTCGCGCGTGATATGGTGGCGCAGTTCGCAGGCGAGTAA
- a CDS encoding DUF3427 domain-containing protein, which yields MQQVGIYEQLITQLIESRIDRERFYVGERELNSSEASTWLSRFLSHILEYAIESVPSNDDRLQQQIALSNQLLLWLKTQIQDNDFIEDNLLASQGKILTALYELENPVSADLKNYINDIFPLTGLSQSELFCGSNAGLSLESELKREILSADKIYWLVSFIKWAGIRIFRKELEEFTASGRELKIITTSYMGATDAKAVEYLAGLPNTEVKLSYNTERERLHAKSYLFLRNTGYHTGYIGSSNLSHSALTNGLEWNLKITSQEIPHIINKSLSTFETYWASHDFEHFSGDVTSSEKLKKALNQQRGDFEANPTHFFDISPFPHQSDILEQLAVERSVHQRFRNLVVAATGTGKTLISAFDFARFIKEKPQAKFLFVAHREEILKQARAAYRGVLRNSAFGELWVGGHTPEHYRQLFVSIQTLNNQLEQFNLTADYYDYIVIDEVHHIAATSYRAVLEHFSPAILLGLTATPERHDGGDILTDFGGVIAAEIRLPEAINRRHLCPFQYFGIDDDTDLRTIPWSRGRYDIAQLTNLYTHNQVRFDKILLSMQEIITDIGKMKALAFCVSKEHASYMARQLLLKGIKADVLTSDNSHERQQKQQAIRSGSINMLCVVDIFNEGVDIPEVDTLLFLRPTESLTIFLQQLGRGLRLADGKECCTVLDFVGNSRPEYDFANKFRALVGKSHSAISEEIKQGFPHAPLGCRIELSKRTQEMVLSNIRQASLTLKRLVAMIRQYPQHSTLPLTLSNFLTLNPHIDLNELYKRGSWAQLVQQAKDEINENNLDAKLLNMLKKAVHSRILTCDDHAYLSFLKQLCHNNFAIEDSSHRYALMCHYDFWQKTGPECGFDSIEQSLAKLNTCELKAELLDVVNWQLAQTKHEQPTMQALPEVALRLHARYAREQILVAFGATTFERQPPAREGVFVLKDQNIELMFVTLDKNEKQFSPTTMYHDYAINEHLFHWQSQNSARPDKGRGLEYIQHQETGKRLFLFVREQSKDEYGRTMGFVNYGEVDYVSHTGSQPMSITWQLREPMPHFMWQQAAKLAIG from the coding sequence ATGCAACAAGTCGGAATTTATGAGCAGCTTATAACGCAGCTTATCGAGAGTCGCATTGACCGAGAACGATTCTATGTGGGCGAGCGTGAGCTCAATAGTAGTGAAGCATCGACGTGGTTATCTCGTTTCCTATCACACATTCTTGAGTATGCGATTGAGTCAGTCCCCTCTAACGATGATCGCCTACAACAGCAGATTGCTTTATCTAACCAATTGTTACTCTGGCTAAAAACACAAATTCAAGATAACGATTTTATCGAAGACAATTTGCTTGCCAGTCAGGGTAAAATTCTGACCGCGCTCTATGAGCTCGAAAATCCTGTCTCAGCCGATTTAAAAAATTATATTAACGACATTTTTCCACTAACAGGATTAAGCCAAAGCGAGCTGTTTTGTGGCAGTAATGCAGGGTTGTCGCTCGAATCTGAATTAAAGCGGGAGATCTTGTCTGCGGATAAAATCTACTGGTTAGTGTCATTTATTAAGTGGGCAGGGATACGAATTTTTCGTAAAGAGTTAGAAGAGTTTACTGCTAGCGGTCGCGAGTTAAAAATCATTACTACCTCATATATGGGGGCGACTGACGCGAAAGCGGTGGAATATTTGGCTGGCCTACCGAATACCGAGGTGAAGCTGAGTTATAACACTGAGCGGGAGCGTTTACATGCAAAGAGCTATCTATTTTTACGCAACACGGGTTATCACACTGGTTATATCGGTTCTTCCAATCTTTCCCATTCGGCGTTAACCAATGGCTTAGAATGGAATTTAAAAATTACTTCGCAAGAAATCCCACACATTATCAATAAATCATTGAGCACCTTTGAAACCTATTGGGCTTCTCATGATTTTGAACACTTTAGTGGCGATGTAACAAGTAGCGAAAAGCTCAAAAAAGCCTTGAACCAGCAGCGCGGAGATTTTGAGGCTAATCCCACGCATTTCTTTGATATTTCGCCGTTTCCGCATCAGAGTGACATATTGGAGCAATTGGCCGTTGAACGCAGTGTGCATCAGCGCTTTCGCAATTTAGTGGTGGCGGCAACGGGTACCGGAAAAACCCTTATTTCAGCTTTTGACTTTGCCCGTTTTATCAAAGAAAAACCGCAAGCTAAGTTCCTGTTTGTCGCGCACCGAGAAGAAATATTAAAACAAGCCAGAGCGGCATATCGTGGCGTATTGCGTAATAGTGCTTTTGGTGAGTTGTGGGTCGGCGGGCATACGCCAGAGCATTATCGGCAGCTGTTTGTTTCTATCCAAACCCTGAACAATCAGCTGGAACAGTTTAACCTAACGGCTGACTATTATGATTACATTGTGATTGATGAGGTGCATCATATTGCTGCGACTAGTTATCGCGCAGTGCTGGAGCATTTTTCCCCTGCGATATTACTCGGCCTGACTGCCACGCCAGAGCGACATGATGGCGGTGATATTTTAACGGATTTTGGTGGTGTGATTGCCGCTGAAATTCGTTTACCGGAAGCTATTAATCGTCGTCACCTTTGCCCATTTCAGTATTTTGGAATTGATGATGATACCGACCTTCGAACCATTCCTTGGAGTCGTGGGCGCTATGACATCGCTCAGTTAACCAATCTTTATACCCACAACCAAGTCCGCTTTGACAAGATTTTGCTGAGTATGCAGGAGATCATCACTGATATAGGCAAAATGAAAGCATTGGCCTTTTGTGTGAGCAAAGAACATGCGAGTTACATGGCACGGCAACTCTTATTAAAAGGCATTAAAGCGGATGTGTTGACCAGTGATAACAGCCACGAGCGGCAACAAAAGCAGCAAGCGATTCGTTCTGGCAGTATTAACATGCTTTGTGTGGTCGATATCTTCAATGAAGGTGTCGATATTCCCGAAGTGGATACCTTATTGTTTTTGCGCCCGACAGAAAGCCTCACGATTTTCTTGCAACAGCTTGGCCGAGGTTTGCGTTTAGCTGACGGAAAAGAGTGCTGTACTGTGTTGGATTTTGTTGGCAACTCACGGCCTGAATATGATTTTGCCAATAAATTTAGAGCTTTAGTGGGTAAAAGCCATAGCGCGATCAGCGAAGAAATAAAGCAAGGGTTCCCTCACGCGCCACTGGGTTGTCGCATTGAGTTGAGTAAGCGCACGCAAGAAATGGTACTGAGCAATATTCGTCAAGCCTCATTAACGTTGAAACGCCTAGTCGCGATGATCCGCCAATATCCTCAGCATTCCACACTGCCGTTAACCTTGTCGAATTTCTTAACTTTAAATCCTCACATCGACTTGAATGAGCTTTATAAGCGAGGGAGTTGGGCGCAGTTGGTTCAGCAAGCCAAAGATGAAATCAACGAAAATAATCTAGATGCAAAATTGCTGAACATGCTTAAAAAAGCCGTACATAGCCGAATTTTGACTTGTGATGATCATGCCTATTTAAGTTTCTTAAAACAGCTTTGCCATAACAACTTCGCAATAGAAGATTCGAGTCATCGTTATGCTTTAATGTGTCATTACGATTTCTGGCAAAAAACAGGGCCAGAGTGCGGTTTTGATTCCATTGAACAGAGCTTAGCGAAACTGAATACTTGCGAGTTAAAAGCAGAGTTACTGGATGTTGTGAATTGGCAGCTCGCACAAACCAAGCATGAGCAACCAACAATGCAGGCTTTGCCAGAGGTCGCATTGAGGCTGCATGCACGTTATGCGCGTGAGCAAATATTGGTGGCATTTGGAGCGACCACGTTTGAGCGCCAACCTCCAGCACGCGAAGGTGTGTTTGTGCTTAAAGATCAAAATATTGAACTGATGTTTGTCACCTTGGACAAAAACGAAAAGCAGTTTTCGCCAACCACCATGTATCACGATTACGCTATTAACGAACATCTCTTTCATTGGCAGTCGCAAAATAGTGCACGACCCGATAAGGGGCGTGGCTTGGAGTACATCCAGCATCAAGAAACGGGCAAGCGACTATTTTTATTTGTGCGTGAACAAAGCAAAGATGAATACGGTCGCACTATGGGTTTTGTGAATTATGGTGAAGTTGACTATGTATCGCATACAGGTTCACAACCGATGAGCATTACTTGGCAGTTGAGAGAGCCTATGCCGCACTTTATGTGGCAACAAGCGGCTAAGTTAGCTATCGGATAA
- the fdxA gene encoding ferredoxin FdxA, whose product MAFVVTDNCIQCKYTDCVAVCPADAFHEGPNFMVINPIECIDCGLCVPECTAQAIFQEDELVGDQRIFIELNAELAEHWPNLTEVKPAMEDAAKWDGVPNKLDMLEK is encoded by the coding sequence ATGGCTTTTGTCGTCACCGATAACTGTATCCAATGTAAATACACCGACTGTGTGGCGGTATGCCCCGCGGATGCGTTCCATGAAGGGCCGAACTTTATGGTGATCAACCCGATTGAGTGCATCGACTGTGGGCTGTGTGTGCCGGAATGTACCGCGCAAGCCATTTTTCAGGAAGATGAATTGGTGGGTGACCAACGGATTTTTATTGAGCTCAACGCTGAGTTGGCGGAGCATTGGCCAAATCTGACCGAAGTGAAACCGGCCATGGAAGACGCCGCAAAGTGGGATGGCGTGCCAAACAAACTGGATATGCTGGAGAAGTAA
- a CDS encoding SRPBCC family protein: protein MKQVSRSALVSFSAEQMFHLVNDVVRYPEFLPGCSGSRVLEQSEAHMVASVDVSKAGISKTFTTSNQLTPGVSIAMSLVDGPFKTLRGGWFFTPLDEAACKVELRLEFEFSSKMIELAFGKIFNELTSNMVNAFTRRAKQVYGE from the coding sequence ATGAAACAAGTGAGTCGTTCTGCCTTGGTCTCGTTTAGTGCAGAGCAGATGTTTCATTTGGTCAATGATGTGGTGCGCTATCCTGAGTTTTTACCCGGTTGTTCGGGTTCGCGTGTGCTGGAGCAGAGTGAGGCACATATGGTGGCATCGGTGGATGTTTCAAAAGCGGGGATCAGTAAGACGTTTACCACCTCGAATCAATTGACGCCTGGGGTGTCGATTGCCATGAGCTTGGTGGATGGGCCTTTTAAAACGCTGCGCGGTGGATGGTTTTTCACTCCGTTGGATGAAGCTGCGTGTAAAGTTGAGCTGCGTTTGGAGTTTGAGTTTTCCAGCAAGATGATTGAGTTGGCGTTTGGCAAAATTTTTAATGAATTGACCAGCAATATGGTGAATGCGTTTACTCGCCGAGCAAAACAGGTGTATGGAGAGTGA
- a CDS encoding VC0807 family protein, with amino-acid sequence MKSNQSLLSNVLINIVIPVVILSKMSGEDNLGPTWALVAALAFPLLFGVYSFIQERKVNFYSALGMISVLLTGGIGLLQLDPAYIAIKEAAIPGLIFVILVVSNLIGYPLVRKMLLNEDIVDHDKLHSALSTPEKKAEFERRVNVSSYLIAFSFFVSAVLNYGLAKWIVKSPAGTEAFNEEIGKMTALSFPVISLPVTILMMGALFYLFRSLSSITGHKMEDFLRSK; translated from the coding sequence ATGAAATCCAACCAAAGCTTACTCAGTAATGTTCTGATCAACATTGTTATTCCAGTGGTGATTTTGAGCAAAATGAGCGGTGAAGATAACCTTGGCCCAACGTGGGCATTGGTGGCCGCGTTAGCCTTTCCCCTGCTGTTTGGGGTTTACAGCTTTATTCAAGAGCGCAAAGTCAATTTTTACTCGGCGCTCGGCATGATTAGCGTGTTGCTCACCGGTGGCATTGGCTTGCTGCAACTCGACCCTGCTTATATAGCCATTAAAGAAGCGGCGATTCCGGGGCTGATTTTTGTGATTCTGGTGGTCAGTAATCTGATTGGTTATCCGCTAGTGCGTAAAATGCTGCTCAATGAAGATATTGTCGATCACGACAAGCTGCACAGCGCGTTAAGCACGCCAGAGAAGAAGGCGGAATTTGAGCGTCGGGTGAATGTCAGCTCTTATCTGATTGCGTTTTCGTTTTTTGTGTCGGCCGTGCTCAACTATGGCTTGGCAAAGTGGATTGTCAAAAGCCCTGCGGGTACAGAAGCCTTTAACGAAGAGATTGGTAAGATGACGGCGCTGAGCTTTCCGGTGATTTCACTGCCGGTGACGATTTTGATGATGGGCGCGCTGTTCTATCTGTTTAGAAGCCTTTCCAGCATCACAGGTCATAAGATGGAAGATTTTCTGCGCAGCAAGTAA